In Chitinophaga oryzae, the sequence CGATGAACAAAAGAGTAAAATTTGATTTTGACATCCGCTTCACCAACGGCGGCGGCATCAAAGGAGAAGATTTCCGGCTGGATATCGCCGGCGACGATATCTCCGACAAAGAACTGGCTGACTATATCGTGGCAGACATGCGCCTGCTGATGGTAGGCGAAACACGTATCCTCAACAAGGAGATCCTTACTGAGCCGCATAAACGAAAACCTGTCGGCACCAGTGGCGCCAGCTATCTCATAGATCTGAGCCACACCATCGAAAACGGGCTGGTCACCTACAAAGGACTGCCGGCGCCGGTCATCTGCGACTTCCTCAGCCGGGAAGCCTCCGCCGCCCTCTACGACGGCGATACCACTTTCCAGATCGGGAAAATAGAAATGGTCACCAATACCGGCACGTATATCGACTGCCCTTTCCATCGCTATGCCGAGGGGAAAGACCTGGCGGAAATGCCGCTGGAACGGTTCGCCGACCTGGACGCCATTGTGATCCGGGCGCCTTACCAGGATGGCCTGGCCGTGACGGCCGACCGGCTGCGCCACCATGAAATACGCAATCGCGCCGTACTGGTGCATACCGGATGGGACGCCCACTGGAACACGCCCGCCTACTACGAAAACCATCCTTACCTCACCGCAGACGCCGCCGGATACCTGCGCGACTGTGACGTGAAGCTGGTCGGCATCGATTCCCATAACATCGACAATACGCAAGGCAAAAGCAGGCCGGTGCATACCACGCTGCTGGGCGCGGAAATCCTCATCGTGGAACATCTCTGCCACCTGGAACTGCTGCCGGAAGACGGGTTTACCTTCAGCGCCGTCCCTCCGAAATTCAAAGGCGTAGGGACCTTCCCGGTACGGGCCATGGCCAAACTGAAAAATCCGCCGGACGCCGGGGAAAGCTAGAGACCACAGGCATTCAACCATCGACAAAAAAATGACATTATGACCCAAAGCTTTCGCTTTGGGTTTTCTAATTTTGCATTCCTCATGGCTCTTCAAAGAGGTGTGTACGATCACAGATGTTCATAGAGATACCGCAAGCGACCGAAGCCAACGCACGACAATACCGGACCGCCGTTTCCGTTTTCTTTTTTATCTCCGGCCTGGGCTATTCCACCTGGGCGTCCCGGATACCCTCCATACAGCAACAGCTTCAGCTCAACGAGGCGCAGCTGGGACTGGTGCTGCTGGCGCTGCCCATAGGGCTGATGCTGACCATGCCCATCACCGGAAAGCTGCTCGGCCGCTTCAGCAGCCGTAAAATCATGGTGATCGGCGCTATGGTGTTTAACGTAGTACTGAGCCTTCCGGGTTTTACTACCAGCCTCTGGCAGCTGGCGCTGACCCTGTTCTGCTTCGGCTCTTCCCGTAACCTGCTCAATCTCTCCATGAATGCACAGGCCGTACAGGTGCAGCATATGTATCACAAGTCCATTATGACCACCTTCCACGGTATCTGGAGCATCGCCGGTTCCGCAGGAGCCGGCATCGGCTACCTGATGGTGTCCATGCAGGTGGCGCCTGCCTGGCATATGCTGATCATCAGCGGACTGCTGCTGGTATTTACGCTGTATTACGGGCCACGTAACTACCCTGACCAGCCGGCGCCCAACCCGGTAAAAAAGCCGGCGTTTTCCCTGCCAGACAAGTCATTGCTGCGCTTTTCCTTTATCTGTTTCGCCTGTATGGCCACCGAAAACACTATGTACGACTGGAGCAGCATTTACTTTCATAAAGTGGCGGGCGGCACTGCCACCGCAGCCACAGCTTCTTTCATGACTTATATGGCCGCCATGACGCTGGGCCGTTTTGCCGGCGACCGCCTCGTAGCGCAGATGGGCATTAAAAACATGCTGTATTACAGCGGATGGCTGATTTTATCCGGCCTCCTGCTTGCCATTGTGCTGCCTCATCCGGTCACCACCGCTATCGGCTTTATCTTTACCGGCCTGGGCGTATCCTGCATTGTGCCGCTCGTATTCAGCCTCGCCGGCAAATCCCGCGAAGCCAACAGCGGACAGACGCTCGCTTCTATTTCCACTATCGGCTACCTGGGCTTCCTCATTGTACCCCCGCTGGTAGGATTTGTAGCGCAGGCCACCCATCTGCGGGTATCTTTTGGCCTCATGGCGTTGTGTGGACTGCTGATCGTATTGATGGTGAAGGGTCTCCCTGAAACAAAAAGGGAAGCCCCGGTACAGGATACCAGGGCTGATTCATAGGGGTTTCTCAGATAGCTATTCGTTTGTAGTCTCTTTATAATTTGAAGAATATCTTTCGTTTGTACAACCAGTAACAAAGGCCCCATTCCAGCGCCAGTACCGTCAGGGCTGACAGGACGTCCCGGATTCCTTCCGGTATGCCCGGCATGGCGGTAAACCCTTTCACAAAAATACCCGTCGTCGGGTTCACCCATTGTACACCGACCGTTTCAAAAAACAGGTAGATGAAGATGGCGTTCATACCTGCTACGGAGGCTATCCAGGCGTACCTTACATATCCCCGCACATCGGCCAGCCAGTAAAAAAGCGCCATGATCAGCATCACCCAGCCACCGGACGCCAGCACAAAAGAAGCCGTGCTGATGCGTTTAATGATCGGCGTTATCCCGGCGGCATCCAGTCCGAAACCAGCCACCAACCCAACTACGCCGGCTATAACCAATACGCGCGTTTTCTGCAGCGGTGTCCGCGGGCCTGTCAGCAGTTTGCCCGCCAGCACGCCCCAGATAGTGTGTGCAGCCGTAGGGATACAATTGATCGCGACCCATCCGTCCGGGTTGATTTTCCCCATCAGGACCGTATCCATGAAGGCACCGAAATTGTGCCCTTGCGTAAAAGCATCCTCGAACCCAGGTAAAAGAATAAAACGATACATGACATCAGTGGCAAGGAGCAGCAACAGGCTGACCACCAGCTGATATACTACAGAACGGCGAATAATCAGATATGCGACGATAGTGGTTACGGACAACTGCGTGAGCACATTCCATAACTCCCAGACTAACCGCCCCGCATATACGCAATGTAATGCGGTACCGAATATAAATAATTTCCCGCAACGCCACGCAATATGTGTAAAATTTTGTTGCCAGCTGACCCCCTTCTGTGATTTGGCATTCCACGATAAATACATGGCTGTGCCGGCTATGGTCATAAAAGCTGGTTGCACCAGATCCCATGCCCGCAGGCCATTCCACGGGTGGTGGAAGAACTGTTGCATAAACGTATGCCATGCACCGTTGGATGACAGACTGTCGAGCGCCCAGTACAGATGCGTGCTTTCCGCTGCCAGTAGAAGCATGATAACACCCCTCATCATATCGAGGGATTGTAGCCGTTGGGTCATAGGTAGAAAAATGAGCTCCTTAAAATAGTTATTCTTTCTCACATTTACCAGTACCCCGGGAAAAAGCACGGGTCGGGGCATGGTGCCTCCGACCCGTGTGTACGGTTTGTATACCGCAGCGATTATTCGTTATTCATCCGCACGATAGCAGGCATAAAGCGGCCTTCCACCTGCACCAGTTCCCGCTGTGCGTCCATCACCCGGTCGATGTCCTTGTAGGCCAGCGGGTTTTCTTCCACGCTGCCGCCGATCAGGGTCACGCCCGCACCGGCCACTATTTTTTTCAGTGCCGACACGGTCATTTTCTCCCGGGCCTTCGAGCGGCTCATCGCCCTGCCGGCTCCATGCGCGGCGGAATACAACGACTCCTCCGCGCCTTTGCCTCTTACCAGGTAGGCCGGCGTGGTCATACTGCCGGGAATAATGCCCAGTTCGCCGGCATGCGCCGGGGTGGCGCCTTTCCGGTGGATGACCACTTTCCGTTTATCCGTCAGCGTTTCCTCCCACGCAAAATTGTGGTGGTTTTCGATGGTGGCCAGGCTTTTCAGTCCTGCTGCTTTCGCCAGATGACGATGGATCTGCTGGTGACAGGCACGGGCGTAATCGCCCGCCAGGTTCATACTCAGCCAGTACTCCTGCCCCGCTTCGCTGTTCATGTCCAGCCAGGCCAGCTGCCGCGCGGAACGCGGAAGCTTACAGGTGTCGGTCGCTATTTTCGTATAATGCTGCGCGATAGCGGCGCCCAAACCGCGGCTGCCGGAATGTGACAGCAAAGCCAGGTACCGCTTCGGCGGCAACGACAGCGAGTTGTCTTCTTCCAGCGTCAGCAGCCCGAACTCTACAAAGTGGTTGCCGCTGCCGGACGATCCCAGCTGCCGTACCGCTTTGCCATGCAGGCTTTTCAACAGCGGCGTGTCATGAAACTCTGGCCTGTCCAGCACCGGATGCTCCTGGCGGAACTCCAGTCCCCCTTCCATGCCAAAGTGAGTGTACGCTTTTATCGCCATTTCCAACTGGTAACGGTAGCGCTTCAGAAAACTTTCTCCTTCATCGAAAAGGGTGAGTGCCATCCGGCAGCCGATGTCCACGCCCACCGCATAAGGGATCACCGCCTGTTCGGTAGCCAGCACGCCACCTACCGGCAGGCCGTAGCCCATATGCGCGTCGGGCATCAGCGCGCCCTGCACCGTGACAGGCAGCGACATGGCCACCTCCATCTGCTGGCGGGCGGCCTGTTCTATTTCTTTACTGCCGTATATCTTCAGTTGCCCGCCGGCTTCCAGCAGGTCAAACGACTGAAAACGACGCTCCTCCGGCTGGTCAGCGAAAACCGCTGCTATCTTTCCCAGCACTTCATCGTGTAAAAAATCAGCCGGACGCGCCCTGATATCCGTCAGCAGCTGAATAATGGCCGCCTTATCATGATGTTTGAAATGCCGCGCCATAATATTGATCACCAGGCTCCTGGCCCGGTCGTCGGTATAACCGATTTTACTCAGTTCTTTTGTTTTTAATCCAGACAAAACGTAATTATTTAGATATTTGGATATTGGGTTATGGGGTTATTTTACCGGCTACCTCATTGTACTATTATTGCAGCAGGCGATATGCCCACGCAGCGCAACAAAGGAATCATCCCGGTACTGCCGGAAACGGCATACCAGGGCATTCAGCAACAATATTATAAAATACAGGAAATAACCCGGTGGGTCCGCCTTTTTAGGCGACCATTGCAAGAAGCGATATGTGGAGATGTTCTGTCATGGGTAGTTCGTTTTTAACAGTGAGAAAAACGAATAACGCGGCAAAGATAGGATATTTTAACATTTTATCATTTTATCAATTTAAATATTTGATTTACGGATGTTGGAATTTTTTGATTTTGGAATTTAATAAATCAAAGACCATGTTATACTATATTGGATTGATCTTCATCGTATATCCCCGAAATCCCAAAATTCCAAAATCAAAAAATCCATAAATCCAATAACCAAATAACCAAATGCAAAGGTGGTGTTAAAGTTAACGTTGGTAATTGCTGAAAGCGTAAATTTGTATACAGTGTTTTTCCCCGCAGATGATAACCTCCGGACCGCTCCGGGCGGGGTATTACAACAATAGTAAAACCTTGCACATGGACAAACAACTCATCCGTAACGCTTACAAAATTTATTGGCTGGAAAATGGTAAAGCCCCTGTTTCTGTATATAGCCTTTGCAAACAGCTGGACATCGCGGAAAGCACTTTCTATGAACAATACAGCTCACTGGAAGCCATCGAAAAAGACATCTGGCTGGCTGTTTTTGAAGACACCCTTGCCCAACTGCGCAACGATGAAACGTACCAGCAATATTCCGCACAGGAAAAACTGCTGGCCTTTTATTTCCTCTGGGTACAGAAACTAAAGGATGACCGCAGCTACTTCCTGCAACAAAGGGAACAATTCAGGCTGCCGGACCTTTACCGCAATAAGCTGGACACCTTCAAACATGCCTTTTACGCTTACGTAAGGGAACTGATCAAAGAAGGTTATGTCTCCAACGAAATCAAGGAAAGAAAATATATCTCCGATCAATATGTACATGGCTTCTGGGTACAGGCCCTTTTCGTGCTGAAATACTGGCTCAACGACTCCAGCGCCAACTTTGAAATGACAGATGCCGCCATCGAAAAAGCAGTCAACCTCAGCTTCCAGCTGATAAAGTCCAATACACTGGATTCACTGCTCGATTTTGGCAAATTCATCTTTACGCGGAAATAGGCTTTATGAAAGAACAATCCAATATTCCCACCTCCAAAGTAGAAAGGGCGGGAAAATTTGTCACCACCGGACTGAAAGTAGGCACCAACTATATTAAACATTATACCCGTAAACTGGTGGACCCGTCCCTTTCCAAAGAGACGCTCCACCAGGATAACGCCGCTGATATCTACGAAACGCTCAGCAGCCTGAAAGGCAGCGCCCTGAAAGTGGCCCAGATGCTCAGTATGGACAAAGGCATGCTGCCTAAAGCCTATACCGAAAAGTTCGCCATGTCGCAATACAGCGCACCGCCGCTCTCCGGCCCGCTGGTGGTCAACACGTTTGTAAAAACGCTGGGCAAATCACCGGCACAGCTGTACGATAAATTCGAAATGCGCGCCTCCAACGCCGCCTCCATCGGCCAGGTGCACAAAGCCTGGAAAGACGGGAAAGCGCTGGCCGTCAAAATACAGTACCCCGGCGTGGCCAACAGTGTAAAATCCGACCTCCGCATTGTGAAACCCTTTGCCATCCGCATTGTAGGCATGAACGAAGTGGACATGGACAAATATTTTGAAGAGATAGAAAGCAAACTGCTGGAAGAAACAGACTATAAACTGGAGCTGACCCGCTCTATGGCGCTCTCCCGCGAATGCGCCCATATCCCCCACCTGCTGTTCCCCCAGTATTACCCGGAACTGTCGTCCGACAGAATCATCACGATGGACTGGCTCGAGGGGCAGCACCTGAAAGAATTTCTGCAGGGCAATCCCTCCCAGGAAGCCCGCAATAATATCGGGCAGGCGCTCTGGGATTTTTACCAGTTCCAGGTACACCAGCTGAAACAGGTACATGCCGATCCCCATCCGGGCAACTTCCTCATGCGGCCCGACGGTACCGTCGGCATTTTCGATTTCGGCTGTGTAAAGGAAATACCGGAAGACTTCTATTACAATTATTTCCTGCTTACCGACAAGGAGGTACTGAAAGACGACAAACGCCGCTATGAAATATATACCAACCTGGAAATGATCCATCCTACGGATACGCCCAAAGAAGTGGAATTCTTCTCCGGGCTTTTCCAGCATATGATAGACCTGCTCACCCTCCCCTTCACCGTAGACCATTTTGACTTTGGCAACGAAGCCTATTTCAATGAAATCTACGCTTACATGGACGAACTTTATAACATGAAGGAAGTCAGGGAGTCCAAAGTGGCCAGAGGGTCGCGGCACAGTCTGTATATCAACCGGACCTATTTCGGGCTGTATTCTATCTTAAGTGAACTGAAAGCCAATATAGTGACCGGCGCCAGTGGGTTCTCGCCTCGCAAGGAAACCAAGTGAGCCAGTGGGTTCTCGCAAAGACGCAAAGCAGCAAAGAACGCGAAGAATCATATAAGCCAGCTAAGAAAGCAAAGGAGCGAAGATCAAATGTGATCTCCGCTCCTTTGCTTTCTTATTTATTCTTAAAAAACTTTGCGTTCTTTGCTGCTTTGCGTCTTTGCGAGAACCTACATCGTGGGAATAGGGGCGTTGGTCGCAACTTGTCCTGCCTCATCATCATTTATCTCTAAATTGCGGCATGGCAAATGAATGGTATAACCGCAAATGGGCTATTGTCGCGACACATGCACTCGTGTGGACGCTGTTGTACTCGCTCCCTTTCCTGCTGCGCCCCACCTACGAAAAACCATCTCCTGCCGAGATGGCGGAACGGGCGTCCTGGTTTTACTTCCTGCTGGTTTTTTATCTCACCCAGATCATCTTTTTTTACACCAACGCTTTTTACCTGATACCCAAGCTGGTACAGCAAAAACGGATCATGGAATACACCGGCGTGTTGCTGCTGGTGTTCCTGTTTTTTTGCACCATGCGGTTCGCCTTTGAACGGTTTTACCTGGGGAAAACAGCGGTAGACCTGAAGCCGCTGATCCTCTTCACCGTTTTTGCTTTCCTGTTTATCTTATCGGCCAGCACCGCGTTCCAGATGGTGCGGGAACGGATACTGATGGACCGGAAAGTCAGCGCCCGGGAAAATGAGAACCTGAAAACGGAGCTGTCCCTCCTGCGGTCGCAGGTAAGCCCCCACTTCATGTTCAATGTGCTTAATAATATGGTGTCGCTGGCCCGGAAAAAATCGGACCTGCTGGAGCCCTCCCTTATCAAATTGTCTTCGCTGATGCGGTATATGCTCTACGAAGCAGACGAAGAGAAAATGCCCCTCCAGCGCGAAGTGGAATACCTGCAAAGTTATATCGACCTGCAACGGCAGCGTTTTGGCAAAAATGTGGAGATCAACGTGGAAATGAACGTGCCCAACAACCACTACGAGATAGAACCGATGTTGCTGATACCATTTGTGGAAAACGCCTTCAAACACGGGACAGGCTTCATTATGAACGCCCGGATCGATATCAACCTGTTTACCACGGCGGATAAACTTTTTTTTGCCGTCAGGAACAAATACAGCACCGCTTCCGAAGAAGTAAAAGATAAAACCAGCGGTATCGGGCTGGCCAACGTAAAACGCCGGCTCAACCTGCTTTATGGGAATAACTACGTACTCCAGATCAACACCAAAGATGACTGGTTTTACGTAACATTGCAGCTGGACCTGCATTAAATGCCAAAATCAACATTTTTTGATGAAATGTATAGCCATTGATGACGAACCGTTGGCGCTCGACTTGCTGGAAGACAATATCAGCATGGTGCCTTATCTGCAGCTGGTAGCAAAATGCAACAATGCTTTCGAGGCAATGGAAGTATTGCGGACGCAGCAGGTCGATCTTATTTTCCTCGATATCCAGATGCCGGGCCTTACCGGCCTGCAGTTCCTGCAATCCATGGCCAGCAAGCCCCTCGTCATCCTGATCACTGCTTATGAGAAATACGCCCTCGAAGGGTTCAATCTCGACGTCACCGACTACCTCGTTAAACCGGTATCCCTGGAACGTTTTGTAAAAGCCTGCAACAAAGCCAACGAGCTGCATCAGCTCAGAAGCGCCGGCAAAGCCGCCCGCGACCAGAGCGATTTCTTCTTCGTCAACGTGGATTACAGCCTGTTTAAGGTGGTCTTCGCGGATATCATCTGGGTAGAAGGATTAAAGGATTATGTGAAAATCCACCTGAAAAGCACCAACAAACCGGTCATCACCCGCATGAGCATCAAAAACCTGGAAGAACAACTGCCGCCGGCCCGTTTTATCCGTATTCACAAATCGTACATTATCTCTGTGGCCGCCATCACCGCCATCCGGAAAAACAGCGTGTTCCTGCAGGATACCGAGCTGCCTGTAGGCGATACTTACCGGGATGCCCTTTATGCGATCGCCGGAAAAAGTCAGTCCTGATAAAGCACCTTTTGTAGCAAAAAAAGCACCTTTCATCTCATTTGCCGAAAAAATCGATTTGGCAAGTCTACTTTTGTATACTCAGAATTCTAATACAATGCGAAAAATCTACTTGTTTTTCATGTTTGTGCTCCTGCTGACACAAGCTCACGCCCAGGCCCCGGGCGGAAAAATGCCCCCGGGTACGGCTGGTAAAGGTCCAGGCAATATCGGACATGTATATGGTAAATTAATTGACGCCGATGGCAAACCCGTCGGTTATGCCTCCGTCATCATCCTGCAGGGCCGTATGGACTCCGCCACCAAAAAGATGAAAGACGTGCTGGTAAAAGGTATGCTCACCAAGGCCAACGGCGAGTTCAGCCTCGACGAGCTGCCGCTCAGAGGGCCGCTCAAATTACAGGCTTCCGGCACCGGCTATAAAACCTACACCCAGCCGGTTGTATTTCCTCCGATCGATAAAGACCTCGGTAACATCAAACTGGCCGCCAGCACCACACAGCTGCAGGGCGTAACCGTGACCGGCTCCAAGCCCATCATGCAGATGGATATTGACAAGAAGGTGTTTAACGTAGAGAAAAATATCACGAGCACCGGCGGCACCGCCCTCGATGTGATGAAAAACGTGCCCTCCGTAAATGTGGACATCGACGGGAATGTGACCCTGCGTAACAGCGCCCCGCAGCTGTTCATCGATGGCCGCCCTACCACCCTCACCCTCGAACAGATCCCCGCTGACGCAATCGAAAGCGTGGAAGTGATTACCAACCCCTCCGCCAAATACGACGCCTCCGGCGGCAACGCGGGCATCCTGAACATCGTACTGAAGAAAAACCGCAAAACCGGCTACAACGGTAACCTCCGCGCCGGCGTGGACAAACGCGGCGCACTCAATGCAGGCGCCGACTTCAACGTACGCCAGGGTAAACTCAATTTCTCCGCCAGCGCCATGGGCAACCAGATGAAGAGCCGTACCACCGGTACCACCGACCGGCTCAACTTCGGCGACAACCCGAATACGCACATCCTCCAATCCAACAGCAACAAATCCAACGGCGGCTTCGCCTTCGGAAAAGTGGGCGTGGACTGGTTCGCCACCAACCGTACCACCTTCTCCGTCTCCGGTATCAAAGTACACGGCGAATTCAAGCCGGAAGAGAACATCAACATCTTCACAGATACCATCAGAGGGAAAGACATCACCCACATGTACAGCGAACGTAATTCCCATTCCAAAATGGCATTCGACGCAAACGGGCTGGTACTGGGCATGAAACACCTGTTCCCCAGGGAAGGCGAAGAACTGACGGTAGATGCTAACTACTTCGGCGGCAAAAGCAAAAACAACGCTGACTACATCACCGATTTCTACGCCAACGGACAAGGCGGCACTATCAACCGCACCGACAAACAACAGATCCTGGGCAACGGTAAAATCACCTTCATCACGGTACAGACCGACTACGTAAGACCTTTTACCCAAACACTCAAGCTGGAAACAGGTCTGCGTATGTCCAGCCGCCGCACTGAAAGTAACTTTAACAACTACATGTTCGACCACCAGGCCGGTGAATATAAACTGATCCCCGGCGCGTCCAACAATTTCAAAAATACGGACAACGTATACGCGGCTTATGCCAGCATCTCCCACACCATCAAAAACTTTGGTTACAAAGTGGGCCTGCGCGCAGAAAGCTCCGATTATAAGGGAGAACTGATCAACGTAAAACAGGAGTTTAAAAACAACTACCCTGTCAGCCTGTTCCCCTCCGTATTCCTCAGCCAGAAGCTGAAACACGACCAGGAGCTGCAGGTAAGCTATACCCGCAGGATCAACCGGCCGAACTTCTTCCAGCTGATTCCGTTTACCGATTCTACCGATAAACTGAATATCACAAAAGGTAATCCCGGCCTGGTGCCTGAATTCACCAATTCCGTGGAGATGTCCTACCTCAAAACGTTCAAGGGCAACAACACCTTCATGGGTACCGTGTACTACAAGCACACCAACGGTCTGATCACCCGCTTCCTTACCAAGGAAACCGATCCGGCCAACGGCGCCGAACTGCTGGTAAACACCTACATCAACGCCAATTCCAGCTACTCTATGGGTGCGGAACTAACGTCGATGAATACATTGACCAAATGGTGGTCGATGTCTGCCAACGTGAATATCTATAATTCGAAAATCAATACGGACAATACCGGTCAGCCTTCGCAGGACGCCCTATGGGCCTGGTTCGGTAAACTGAACAACACCTTCAAGCTGCCGCTCAACTTCGAGATACAGCTCACCGGTTTGTACCAGTCCAAAACTAATCTGCCGGTTAACGACAACAAAGGCAGACAGGACGGGCCTCCCATGCAGCAGTCACAAAACGCGTCGCAAGGTTACATTGCTTCCTTCTACGCTGTGGATGCCGCTATCAAGAAGAGTTTCCTGAAAAACAATGCCGCTTCGGTGACACTGAGCTTCAGCGATATCTTCAGGACCCGCAAAATGGACCAGTACTCTGAAAGCGTTTACTTCACGCAGTATTACAACCGGCTCCGTGATCCGCAGATGATCCGCCTCAACTTCGCTTATCGCTTCGGGAAAGTGGATATGACGCTGTTCAAACGCAAGAACATGGCCGGCGGTATGCAGGGCATGCAGGAAGTAGTGCAGTAATTTACTGGCTTCCGGATGCAGGGGATTTATTGATGCAACGGGCTGCATCGGTAAATCCCCTGATCATTTTCAATGGCAGGAGTTAAGCAGGGCCTGGATCTACGGATTCCGGCCTTTTTCGTTGGGGTATAACAGGTAGGCGGGATCGCTCTGCCACACTTCCTTTGTATCGATGTTCATAGCCGACAGCTTGCCGGTGAAGGCCGCACCGGTATCAATATTGAACACATTGACACGGTTCATCGGCAGCTCTTCATCGTAGTTCAGCGTAGGGGTGTGACCGATATATATTTCATTGTAAAGCAGCAACCGCTTGGGATAGCAGCGGGAATCCTTTTT encodes:
- a CDS encoding TonB-dependent receptor, producing the protein MRKIYLFFMFVLLLTQAHAQAPGGKMPPGTAGKGPGNIGHVYGKLIDADGKPVGYASVIILQGRMDSATKKMKDVLVKGMLTKANGEFSLDELPLRGPLKLQASGTGYKTYTQPVVFPPIDKDLGNIKLAASTTQLQGVTVTGSKPIMQMDIDKKVFNVEKNITSTGGTALDVMKNVPSVNVDIDGNVTLRNSAPQLFIDGRPTTLTLEQIPADAIESVEVITNPSAKYDASGGNAGILNIVLKKNRKTGYNGNLRAGVDKRGALNAGADFNVRQGKLNFSASAMGNQMKSRTTGTTDRLNFGDNPNTHILQSNSNKSNGGFAFGKVGVDWFATNRTTFSVSGIKVHGEFKPEENINIFTDTIRGKDITHMYSERNSHSKMAFDANGLVLGMKHLFPREGEELTVDANYFGGKSKNNADYITDFYANGQGGTINRTDKQQILGNGKITFITVQTDYVRPFTQTLKLETGLRMSSRRTESNFNNYMFDHQAGEYKLIPGASNNFKNTDNVYAAYASISHTIKNFGYKVGLRAESSDYKGELINVKQEFKNNYPVSLFPSVFLSQKLKHDQELQVSYTRRINRPNFFQLIPFTDSTDKLNITKGNPGLVPEFTNSVEMSYLKTFKGNNTFMGTVYYKHTNGLITRFLTKETDPANGAELLVNTYINANSSYSMGAELTSMNTLTKWWSMSANVNIYNSKINTDNTGQPSQDALWAWFGKLNNTFKLPLNFEIQLTGLYQSKTNLPVNDNKGRQDGPPMQQSQNASQGYIASFYAVDAAIKKSFLKNNAASVTLSFSDIFRTRKMDQYSESVYFTQYYNRLRDPQMIRLNFAYRFGKVDMTLFKRKNMAGGMQGMQEVVQ